A single Cryptococcus deuterogattii R265 chromosome 2, complete sequence DNA region contains:
- a CDS encoding eukaryotic translation initiation factor 3 subunit K: MVAAVAPENLKEWHTPSTRPDVIHELIHGVDRYNPSNLPFMEDYLASELKEGQYDLFANLAILKLYQFNPQHSNPDVIINILIKALSATVSGPDFNLCLEMLREPSAILHDIESADEALVIVMPYLQKLHELSRTCQFTKFWQEINSDSEAAKILRTRYLSQHASPLDDFRFIFSASIASCFRRISLSQLSRWLDLSSDKVAEWCSKIEWRVEGQDAVIPNNGQNDVKAGVVKENVQLGQLTKLVAAAGY, encoded by the exons ATGGTCGCCGCTGTCGCCCCCGAGAACCTCAAAGAGTGGCATACACCCTCTACAAGACCCGATGTCATCCACGAGTTGATCCATGGTGTTG ACCGATACAACCCATCGAACTTGCCTTTCATGGAGGACTACCTTGCCTCAgagttgaaggaaggacagTACGACTTATTCGCCAATCTCGCTATCCTTAAATT GTACCAATTCAACCCTCAACATAGCAACCCAGATgttatcatcaacatcctcatcaaggCTCTTTCAGCTACTGTGTCTGGACCCGATTTTAACTTGTGCTTGGAAATGCTCAGGGAGCCTTCT GCTATCCTTCACGATATTGAGTCGGCCGACGAGGCGCTTGTAATCGTCATGCCTTACTTGCAAAAGCTCCATGAACTCAGCCGGACATGCCAATTTACAAAGTTTTGGCAAGAGATCAACTCTGATTCTGAGGCCGCTAAAA TTCTCCGAACACGCTACCTTTCACAACACGCCTCTCCCCTCGACGATTTCcgcttcatcttttccgcCTCTATCGCCTCATGCTTCCGTAGGATATCCCTTTCTCAACTCTCCCGATGGCTCGATCTTTCTTCCGACAAGGTAGCCGAGTGGTGCAGCAAGATTGAGTGGAGAGTGGAGGGGCAGGATGCGGTCATCCCCAACAACGGGCAGAATGACGTAAAAGCCGGCGTTGTCAAGGAGAATGTTCAGCTTGGTC AATTGACAAAATTGGTGGCTGCGGCGGGTTATTAG